A window from Bufo bufo chromosome 1, aBufBuf1.1, whole genome shotgun sequence encodes these proteins:
- the LOC120992759 gene encoding uncharacterized protein LOC120992759 isoform X2 has translation MGFFKLSAVFLLSLLLWEVHGNSEPILCPPNSSPGAVSPCAKTCANLHDPPVRFCTLMPIQSCKCHDGFLAQTDTSGKTVKCVKPKDCKVPCGPNQHLTLLIRLPTNM, from the exons ATGGGCTTCTTCAAATTATCTGCTGTCTTCTTGCTCTCAC TCTTGCTGTGGGAGGTGCACGGTAACAGCGAGCCAA TTTTGTGTCCTCCGAACAGCTCTCCTGGAGCCGTTTCACCGTGTGCAAAGACCTGCGCCAACTTACATGATCCTCCTGTAAGATTTTGCACTTTGATGCCAATTCAATCCTGTAAATGTCACGACGGATTCCTGGCTCAGACCGATACTTCTGGGAAAACTGTAAAGTGCGTCAAACCAAAAGACTGCAAAGTCCCCTGTGGTCCCAACCAGCACTTGACCCTGCTTATACGACTGCCAACCAACATGTGA